In one window of Clupea harengus chromosome 4, Ch_v2.0.2, whole genome shotgun sequence DNA:
- the LOC105906368 gene encoding protein-tyrosine kinase 6-like: protein MPINLTALRDIFTCSRCPLWKCPKDGEKDSCEPHSKDGDQEADEDTEPGRYFSHKSTRSESNWSSPPPTDESLGIYKALWAFEARSEEEMSFVKDDLFRVTERSGDWLTAHKLVNGEVVASGVVPCNYLVKGETLDDQPWYFGKLNRFEAQNLLLTSGNPEGAFLVRHSEKDEVGHVLSVKVDDKVKHFKILQGEEGLFYVELNQTFTDLEALVKYYRGHSLSVVAQITEACARRKPEPQDLPSIPEDDWELPKSEFTLEQQLGSGYFADVYRGKWKGTVNVAIKILKNNDMLNHREFQLETQMLKQLRHRHLICLFAISTDSAPFYIITELMEKGNLLSFLRGPEGQHMDFMSLTDMATQVSDAMAYLESENSIHRDLAARNVLVGVDNICKVADFGLARVIKEPFYLSEDKKIPYKWSAPEAISHGRFSNKSDVWSFGILLYEIFTYGGSPYPTYANYEVFQRITEGYRMPCPKTCPKHIYDIMLMCWSYSPEERPDFQELKSLLDTDRYNEWTPESCVDNSEAPGGSNESEPADEDTWS from the exons ATGCCTATTAACTTAACAGCATTGCGTGATATTTTCACCTGCTCACGTTGCCCCCTCTGGAAATGTCCAAAAGACGGAGAAAAGGACAGCTGTGAGCCGCATTCAAAGGATGGGGACCAAGAAGCCGATGAAGACACTGAACCTGGGAGGTATTTCTCTCACAAATCAACGAGGTCAGAGTCGAACTGGTCATCTCCGCCACCAACGGATGAAAGTTTGGGCATCTACAAGGCACTGTGGGCATTCGAGGCTCGGTCAGAAGAGGAAATGTCTTTTGTGAAAGATGACTTGTTCAGAGTTACAGAGCGGTCAGGAGACTGGTTGACAGCACATAAGCTCGTCAATGGGGAGGTCGTGGCCAGCGGTGTTGTACCCTGTAATTACCTTGTCAAGGGAGAGACGTTAGATGATCAGCC GTGGTATTTTGGAAAGCTAAATCGGTTCGAAGCCCAaaacctcctcctcacctctggGAATCCAGAAGGGGCATTCCTGGTGCGGCACAGCGAAAAGGATGAAGTGGGACACGTCTTATCTG TGAAGGTCGATGATAAGGTGAAGCATTTCAAGATCCttcagggagaggaggggttgtTCTATGTGGAGCTGAATCAGACGTTCACAGATCTGGAGGCCCTGGTGAAGTATTACAGGGGCCACTCGCTATCTGTTGTCGCCCAAATTACCGAGGCCTGTGCCCGG agaaagccaGAGCCTCAGGATCTTCCCAGTATTCCAGAGGATGACTGGGAACTTCCTAAGAGCGAGTTTACCCTTGAGCAGCAGCTGGGCTCTGGCTACTTCGCTGATGTGTACCGTGGGAAGTGGAAAGGCACGGTCAATGTCGCCATCAAGATCCTAAAGAACAATG ACATGCTGAACCACCGTGAGTTCCAGCTGGAGACCCAGATGCTGAAGCAGCTCAGGCATCGGCACCTCATCTGTCTCTTCGCCATCTCCACAGACTCCGCCCCCTTCTACATCATCACAGAGCTCATGGAGAAGGGCAACCTGCTCAGCTTCCTGAGAG gtCCAGAGGGACAGCATATGGACTTCATGTCCCTGACAGACATGGCCACTCAGGTGTCAGATGCCATGGCCTATCTGGAGTCAGAGAACAGCATTCACCGGGATCTGGCCGCTCGAAACGTCCTGGTGGGAGTGGACAACATCTGCAAAGTGGCAGACTTTGGCCTGGCTCGAGTCATCAAG GAGCCATTTTATTTGTCTGAGGACAAGAAGATCCCCTATAAGTGGAGTGCTCCAGAAGCCATCAGCCATGGAAGATTTTCTAACAAATCCGATGTCTGGTCATTTGGAATACTGCTCTATGAAATCTTCACCTATGGAGGATCTCCATACCCAA CTTATGCCAACTATGAGGTATTCCAGCGCATCACCGAGGGATACCGGATGCCATGCCCAAAGACATGCCCAAAGCACATTTATGACATCATGCTGATGTGCTGGAGCTATTCGCCCGAAGAACGACCTGACTTCCAGGAGCTCAAATCCCTTCTGGACACAGACCGCTACAACGAGTGGACCCCAGAGAGTTGTGTTGACAACTCAGAGGCACCAGGGGGCAGCAATGAGTCAGAGCCAGCAGATGAGGACACATGGTCGTAA
- the ppdpfa gene encoding pancreatic progenitor cell differentiation and proliferation factor A, with translation MAAIPSTGSLIATHDYYRRRIGSTSSNSSCGSSEYSGEVIPHPPGVARQDSGHWWSSLFFGKQPQPGLPTGADSKKAGTYTLSNGQVTCVAREMVLKRQLSESSDSGKAEAGSPPSQ, from the exons atggcagcaaTTCCATCCACCGGATCCCTCATTGCCACCCATGACTACTACCGAA GACGCATAGGATCAACATCTAGCAACAGTTCCTGTGGCAGTTCGGAGTATTCAGGGGAAGTAATTCCTCACCCACCAG GTGTGGCCAGACAAGACTCAGGCCACTGGTggtcctctcttttctttggaAAGCAGCCTCAGCCTGGCCTGCCCACTGGGGCCGACTCAAAGAA GGCCGGGACCTACACCCTATCTAATGGTCAGGTGACCTGCGTGGCCAGGGAGATGGTGCTGAAGAGGCAACTCAGTGAGAGCAGTGACTCTGGGAAGGCGGAGGCTGGATCTCCCCCCTCCCAATGa